One genomic window of Manduca sexta isolate Smith_Timp_Sample1 chromosome 4, JHU_Msex_v1.0, whole genome shotgun sequence includes the following:
- the LOC115443210 gene encoding uncharacterized protein LOC115443210 isoform X1 — translation MLRWCAALALCALVVSAADTTSRFQQRKSRSRNANLQSHQQADMDEMVGNLLHWIQGLYQQRSRKARQYFGGKPEKPRPFEPASYLPPVTGYPPAGSRPTPPYIEGTLPSIPSIPTYQPSQPDTSFPSETPYRPSQPDQTFSPSPPSYQPSKPFSPTYQPSQPTVPSYPSQPSQPSQPSYQPSQPSYQPTQSTSPSYQPSQPGYPPSSSYQPPQPGSSFQTPQPGSSFQPSLPGSSFPPSQPGSSFPPSQPGSSFQPSQPGSSYQPSQPGSSYQPTSPSYQPSQPIIPEDTTRPPYVSEGSGSEIVGITQGPSIPDDDEDRHPPHIHAITVDCGKEMMTINIEFNKAYNGIIYSQDHFNEPECVYVRENSNQIKYSFTVSLNTCGTRFFSDFQNEGQAYLENVLVLQNEAGIQEVWDHIRRVRCLWEGNLTKQLVSSLSVGMLNQITSNFSGDTAMARLDIQTGRGPFAPEANGLVKIGETMTLVVSVTGDAGFDIQVKECIARDSGSRHVVPLTDSDGCVLKPKLFGAFQKTRETGNTGASIIAYAFFNAFKFPDEMDLVIQCDVELCKTDCDVCPNPGSLDPKRRRRDVIHIGNRTEEPMTTISKGLKVVFAEDLPEPSGVCLSSSAAIWGSVMVLLGSLMSSIVVSYCWQRSRASVKFS, via the exons ATGCTGAGATGGTGTGCAGCGCTGGCTCTGTGCGCGCTAGTTGTGAGCGCCGCAGATACTACCTCCAGATTCC AACAACGAAAGTCAAGGTCTAGGAACG CTAATCTGCAGTCGCACCAGCAGGCGGATATGGATGAGATGGTCGGGAACCTGCTGCATTGGATCCAAGGGTTGTACCAGCAGAGGAGTAGGAAAG CTCGTCAATACTTCGGCGGTAAGCCCGAGAAGCCCAGACCGTTCGAGCCAGCGAGCTACCTGCCTCCTGTGACCGGCTACCCTCCCGCAGGATCTCGCCCCACTCCCCCCTACATCGAAGGAACCCTACCCAGCATTCCCAGCATCCCCACTTACCAACCAAGTCAACCTGATACTTCCTTCCCATCTGAAACCCCTTACAGGCCCAGTCAGCCTGACCAGACTTTCTCTCCAAGCCCACCATCTTATCAGCCAAGTAAACCTTTCTCACCTACTTACCAACCTAGTCAGCCGACGGTCCCGTCTTATCCTAGTCAACCTAGCCAGCCATCTCAGCCTTCCTACCAACCATCCCAGCCATCTTACCAACCGACCCAGTCTACGTCCCCGAGCTACCAACCGTCACAGCCTGGATACCCACCAAGTTCGTCTTACCAACCTCCCCAACCCGGATCATCGTTCCAAACTCCTCAACCGGGATCTTCTTTCCAACCTTCACTGCCTGGATCGTCTTTCCCACCATCTCAGCCAGGATCATCTTTCCCGCCTTCCCAACCCGGCTCTTCCTTCCAACCTTCCCAGCCTGGATCATCATACCAGCCTTCGCAGCCAGGTTCCTCATACCAGCCCACATCTCCATCATACCAACCGAGCCAGCCAATTATACCTGAAGACACTACTCGTCCACCTTACGTTTCTGAGGGTAGTGGTTCTGAAATCGTTGGTATCACGCAAGGACCATCGATCCCTGATGATGACGAAGATCGCCACCCGCCCCATATCCACGCTATTACGGTGGACTGCGGTAAAGAAATGATGACAATTAATATTGAGTTCAATAAGGCTTACAACGGCATCATCTACTCCCAAGATCATTTCAACGAGCCCGAATGTGTCTACGTCAGAGAGAATTCCAACCAGATCAAATATTCTTTCACTGTCAGCCTGAATACATGTGGTACGAGATTTTTCAGCGACTTCCAAAACGAAGGCCAGGCTTACTTAGAGAATGTGCTGGTCCTGCAAAATGAGGCTGGAATTCAAGAAGTCTGGGACCATATTCGAAGAGTCAGATGTTTGTGGGAAGGCAACCTAACCAAACAACTTGTTTCGTCTTTGAGTGTTGGTATGTTGAACCAGATTACAAGCAACTTCAGCGGAGATACGGCCATGGCGCGCTTGGACATCCAGACTGGACGTGGACCCTTCGCCCCTGAAGCTAATGGACTGGTCAAGATTGGAGAAACTATGACTTTGGTGGTGTCTGTAACTGGTGATGCTGGATTCGATATCCAAGTTAAAGAATGTATTGCTCGCGACTCAGGCAGCCGTCATGTTGTACCGCTGACCGATAGCGATGGTTGTGTCCTTAAGCCTAAACTGTTCGGTGCCTTCCAAAAGACCAGGGAGACAGGAAACACTGGAGCTTCAATCATTGCCTACGCGTTCTTCAATGCCTTTAAGTTCCCTGATGAAATGGACCTGGTTATCCAGTGTGATGTTGAGCTTTGCAAGACTGATTGCGACGTTTGCCCGAACCCTGGAAGCTTGGACCCTAAGAGGAGGAGAAGAGATGTTATCCATATTGGAAACAGGACGGAAGAGCCAATGACTACCATCAGCAAAGGTTTGAAGGTGGTCTTCGCAGAGGATTTGCCTGAACCCTCTGGTGTATgcttatcatcatcagctgctATATGGGGATCGGTGATGGTACTCCTAGGGTCCTTGATGAGCAGCATTGTAGTGTCATACTGCTGGCAAAGATCGAGAGCATccgttaaattttcttaa
- the LOC115443210 gene encoding uncharacterized protein LOC115443210 isoform X2, which yields MLRWCAALALCALVVSAADTTSRFQQRKSRSRNARQYFGGKPEKPRPFEPASYLPPVTGYPPAGSRPTPPYIEGTLPSIPSIPTYQPSQPDTSFPSETPYRPSQPDQTFSPSPPSYQPSKPFSPTYQPSQPTVPSYPSQPSQPSQPSYQPSQPSYQPTQSTSPSYQPSQPGYPPSSSYQPPQPGSSFQTPQPGSSFQPSLPGSSFPPSQPGSSFPPSQPGSSFQPSQPGSSYQPSQPGSSYQPTSPSYQPSQPIIPEDTTRPPYVSEGSGSEIVGITQGPSIPDDDEDRHPPHIHAITVDCGKEMMTINIEFNKAYNGIIYSQDHFNEPECVYVRENSNQIKYSFTVSLNTCGTRFFSDFQNEGQAYLENVLVLQNEAGIQEVWDHIRRVRCLWEGNLTKQLVSSLSVGMLNQITSNFSGDTAMARLDIQTGRGPFAPEANGLVKIGETMTLVVSVTGDAGFDIQVKECIARDSGSRHVVPLTDSDGCVLKPKLFGAFQKTRETGNTGASIIAYAFFNAFKFPDEMDLVIQCDVELCKTDCDVCPNPGSLDPKRRRRDVIHIGNRTEEPMTTISKGLKVVFAEDLPEPSGVCLSSSAAIWGSVMVLLGSLMSSIVVSYCWQRSRASVKFS from the exons ATGCTGAGATGGTGTGCAGCGCTGGCTCTGTGCGCGCTAGTTGTGAGCGCCGCAGATACTACCTCCAGATTCC AACAACGAAAGTCAAGGTCTAGGAACG CTCGTCAATACTTCGGCGGTAAGCCCGAGAAGCCCAGACCGTTCGAGCCAGCGAGCTACCTGCCTCCTGTGACCGGCTACCCTCCCGCAGGATCTCGCCCCACTCCCCCCTACATCGAAGGAACCCTACCCAGCATTCCCAGCATCCCCACTTACCAACCAAGTCAACCTGATACTTCCTTCCCATCTGAAACCCCTTACAGGCCCAGTCAGCCTGACCAGACTTTCTCTCCAAGCCCACCATCTTATCAGCCAAGTAAACCTTTCTCACCTACTTACCAACCTAGTCAGCCGACGGTCCCGTCTTATCCTAGTCAACCTAGCCAGCCATCTCAGCCTTCCTACCAACCATCCCAGCCATCTTACCAACCGACCCAGTCTACGTCCCCGAGCTACCAACCGTCACAGCCTGGATACCCACCAAGTTCGTCTTACCAACCTCCCCAACCCGGATCATCGTTCCAAACTCCTCAACCGGGATCTTCTTTCCAACCTTCACTGCCTGGATCGTCTTTCCCACCATCTCAGCCAGGATCATCTTTCCCGCCTTCCCAACCCGGCTCTTCCTTCCAACCTTCCCAGCCTGGATCATCATACCAGCCTTCGCAGCCAGGTTCCTCATACCAGCCCACATCTCCATCATACCAACCGAGCCAGCCAATTATACCTGAAGACACTACTCGTCCACCTTACGTTTCTGAGGGTAGTGGTTCTGAAATCGTTGGTATCACGCAAGGACCATCGATCCCTGATGATGACGAAGATCGCCACCCGCCCCATATCCACGCTATTACGGTGGACTGCGGTAAAGAAATGATGACAATTAATATTGAGTTCAATAAGGCTTACAACGGCATCATCTACTCCCAAGATCATTTCAACGAGCCCGAATGTGTCTACGTCAGAGAGAATTCCAACCAGATCAAATATTCTTTCACTGTCAGCCTGAATACATGTGGTACGAGATTTTTCAGCGACTTCCAAAACGAAGGCCAGGCTTACTTAGAGAATGTGCTGGTCCTGCAAAATGAGGCTGGAATTCAAGAAGTCTGGGACCATATTCGAAGAGTCAGATGTTTGTGGGAAGGCAACCTAACCAAACAACTTGTTTCGTCTTTGAGTGTTGGTATGTTGAACCAGATTACAAGCAACTTCAGCGGAGATACGGCCATGGCGCGCTTGGACATCCAGACTGGACGTGGACCCTTCGCCCCTGAAGCTAATGGACTGGTCAAGATTGGAGAAACTATGACTTTGGTGGTGTCTGTAACTGGTGATGCTGGATTCGATATCCAAGTTAAAGAATGTATTGCTCGCGACTCAGGCAGCCGTCATGTTGTACCGCTGACCGATAGCGATGGTTGTGTCCTTAAGCCTAAACTGTTCGGTGCCTTCCAAAAGACCAGGGAGACAGGAAACACTGGAGCTTCAATCATTGCCTACGCGTTCTTCAATGCCTTTAAGTTCCCTGATGAAATGGACCTGGTTATCCAGTGTGATGTTGAGCTTTGCAAGACTGATTGCGACGTTTGCCCGAACCCTGGAAGCTTGGACCCTAAGAGGAGGAGAAGAGATGTTATCCATATTGGAAACAGGACGGAAGAGCCAATGACTACCATCAGCAAAGGTTTGAAGGTGGTCTTCGCAGAGGATTTGCCTGAACCCTCTGGTGTATgcttatcatcatcagctgctATATGGGGATCGGTGATGGTACTCCTAGGGTCCTTGATGAGCAGCATTGTAGTGTCATACTGCTGGCAAAGATCGAGAGCATccgttaaattttcttaa